The following are from one region of the Salvia splendens isolate huo1 chromosome 2, SspV2, whole genome shotgun sequence genome:
- the LOC121785626 gene encoding uncharacterized protein LOC121785626 isoform X4 translates to MDFHSMNRKQLQALCKKHKIPANLSNLEMANRLTKFLQEENVSEIESGVEVVNKKSKKVRFSPEHELIEFTRSPIKIKRRSRRNSVSGRDSNWSIEMEAEIVGREGSTMQTGELKLVEAEVKQNKRGRKAVKCNDGKKFASAVDSCEDGQLEMEVRPVRMTRLRGKTEAEVEMKCAKDDCKRDEKASDSVKNAGHTEIAENHSRVTRSKAQKVTEAPAAKEKRGRKEVKNIGKVAAVRAETGDNRDSLSKRGDEGEEKSATGSDERTAGEHVTVEHQLVLRRSKRKVNRVGESEMLICDTREHENGKVKGSTKTIKLLASGVLEVDTEISGVEGDQGRGAVLKIEEPNRRKTVIDYTSLIGDTLRSSLTQPDIVPEVSKGEKMVIQPIGVTRRSRRKTISVKLVSTSDTDSAAENLDAEKPKSESCLGEKENFAVVQKNTRVIRNTSKCKPPGSLDKVGTDSAAENIDAEKHISESCLGEKENVAAVQKNMRLTRNTSKCKPPGPLDKIGGDSNIHQKNNVTKRKRGQVTGDAMIKNNDTISGEQSLTGRSSAKVVSPTAKGKFSDEMNQPHRLDKPKTLDTSSHHDSSGIGESLFLNVQLSVSKDSESANNSCSKNIISDVDLTSIKETHEMKEEVSAADSADNSCMNLANEGKLVNSNANAASTSKSAARGTESSASEDQICNSSIVEVKEGKLLLEFDVQESVEQNIKEVDRNGSEARMYSQAEDSGCDNKINDQVLAEGLNVPEEEGSAETCSSADRFLHGDRTDVTTDLEVAETEVDEHVKPCISLADHHNDQDDLELGASSNILDINNEDTSRTPGAFESCGTDYTHSKSSSKLKEPSLGMTMHHVDDVDKGFETFYHNGRASELAEADERGCSKDQSNSSDQFNESNMPELCHSERNAGIASPDGSIFKGHDDVQVDKLFDQEGRYGITPQEKENFSGEHSVEDFNEQGLSQHDSPSIAPTTTCKSTGDHKSSNSQKTDPCSPSCDSETQAEKQKSLVANSNELAHSNKKQVTLSSASELAGNAVCFLTSSEMKDAVGLIADEDVNDENYGIDEEVSAEASISYVKSCSVNKIAAGSLGDVKFQDTVETVEHENLVARMTESDADEEATLATSRQIWAEAEVQNLFGTSDQYAPPGLSDTFCQGSERANITMSENKSTPSNIGILTEKQEKEMDEESGIESDANIYENVLESLFATPVKIATPCKTEETYSYDSILDGSVTSVHEGSVTMKENVPTGVTSNEKAQNAGYEIENNLGTGAALPGHGGDDICEDANNVESFDRVLDGSATLVQEWSEAMKENVATEVTSNEKANTGGYEIGGNLGTGAALSDNGGDDICEDVNEVERVLDGSVTWIQECSEAMKENVATVVTSNEKAHNAGYEVESNLGTGAALSNNGGDAIFEDVNEVESFELLNTFTGVLFEAEYDGCEALEDQLTHSKEECLLESNSITEEDIEEHAIPLAEPCLNDEETEKSIISVSGSPRDLYELRPESLSCKSEAHNKFNGEMTQSTTSELFDANLQKSDVPENSHLPSACNNDHDNSRETSIKTSNDPEVENIGSFNKGISPLISLKASPDCEESILGRDDQYEAKKLDEQDGIPKCSQDISDELHTNSEVAIQGNVSIGYNNSRELEQLVSSDELDNKSKEAKGMETITQTNNTDAAAEHGSFACRTVSGDDKKLETGEPVLSLDEEKVQDAGFEHENSSCVGDLLSDDRGEDTCGKMNDVETVEFKVTSTNVLSKTEYDGEASVEQFPENTKEGQKGTSFIPEDNEEKVTSLETDSGNELTEEYLNILSGTPKNLDKNGGCQDMLFDNVLSESVSCKSRADYKSEQEIIQSSEVEDELSDADLQKSNISKNSQNVIDEGTYLPLSSEASPLSDELTQNKICGVMICDEIDAKGKSSQDVSDESHTNSEVAIPKGLSDSNNQTEDAGLACGLELERTSLETNEAGTATQDLNKGVHPRDLGSSVCGAELHLHVRDENTDSLKGDNSMKDTEEAETLTTQMVQFPIELQFEKNVEDFKNDTHALSNSPASGSDEILRESDVAGTIKEYIDSESSLPVIFENSGASLPSDMLADTDEIVASEKSAMPINEKDIAARLDCLTPMMEISSHSSKDEDTVPSLECLNTEQEEVTLSTELAQVSGKAANSHERVDEGNTIKLDADEDGHITACSTKRKNARTILIHGTPGKLIAADMKENELNQKRSNIGDITAARPAKRRPLQDLRRK, encoded by the exons ATGGATTTCCACTCCATGAATCGCAAACAGCTTCAGGCATTATGCAAGAAGCACAAGATTCCCGCTAATTTGTCTAATCTCGAGATGGCCAACAGGCTCACGAAATTTCTCCAG GAAGAAAATGTGAGCGAAATCGAATCGGGTGTTGAGGTTGtgaataaaaaaagtaagaaagtaCGATTTAGTCCGGAGCATGAATTGATTGAGTTTACCAGATCgccaataaaaattaaaagaagaagTAGGAGGAATTCTGTTTCAGGGAGAGATAGTAATTGGTCAATTGAAATGGAGGCAGAAATTGTGGGTAGAGAGGGTAGCACTATGCAAACTGGAGAGTTGAAGTTAGTGGAGGCAGAGGTTAAGCAGAATAAGAGAGGAAGGAAGGCTGTGAAATGTAATGATGGAAAAAAATTTGCTTCTGCTGTTGATAGTTGTGAAGATGGCCAGTTGGAAATGGAAGTTAGGCCAGTTAGAATGACGAGGTTGAGAGGGAAGACGGAAGCAGAGGTCGAGATGAAATGTGCAAAAGATGATTGTAAGAGAGACGAGAAAGCTTCAGATAGTGTCAAGAATGCTGGGCACACTGAGATTGCGGAGAATCATAGTAGGGTTACCAGGTCTAAGGCACAGAAAGTGACAGAAGCTCCTGCAGCAAAGGAGAAAAGAGGGAGAAAAGAAGTGAAAAATATTGGTAAGGTAGCTGCTGTTAGAGCTGAGACTGGTGACAATAGAGACTCTTTGAGTAAGAGAGGGGATGAGGGTGAAGAAAAATCAGCTACGGGTTCAGATGAGAGAACTGCAGGAGAACATGTGACTGTTGAACATCAACTTGTTTTAAGGAGATCTAAAAGGAAAGTGAACCGGGTTGGTGAATCTGAGATGTTGATTTGTGATACAAGGGAACATGAAAATGGCAAGGTCAAGGGCTCAACAAAGACAATAAAGTTGTTGGCATCAGGTGTTCTGGAAGTGGATACAGAAATTAGTGGAGTTGAAGGGGATCAAGGTAGAGGAGCAGTTCTGAAAATTGAAGAACCTAACAGGAGGAAGACCGTGATTGATTATACTAGTCTTATAGGTGATACATTGAGAAGCTCACTGACACAGCCAGATATTGTTCCTGAAGTTTCTAAAGGTGAGAAGATGGTTATCCAGCCTATTGGAGTTACAAGGAGGTCTAGGCGTAAGACTATAAGTGTGAAATTGGTTTCTACTAGTGATACTGATTCAGCTGCAGAGAATCTCGATGCAGAAAAGCCTAAAAGTGAATCATGTCTAGGAGAGAAGGAGAATTTTGCAGTAGTTCAGAAGAATACGCGAGTAATAAGGAATACTTCCAAATGTAAGCCACCAGGGTCTCTAGACAAGGTTGGTACTGATTCAGCTGCAGAGAATATTGATGCAGAAAAGCATATAAGTGAATCATGTTTAGGAGAGAAGGAGAATGTTGCAGCAGTTCAGAAGAATATGCGATTAACAAGGAATACTTCCAAATGTAAGCCACCAGGGCCTCTAGACAAGATTGGTGGAGATTCTAATATTCACCAGAAGAACAACGTAACGAAGAGAAAAAGAGGTCAGGTCACAGGAGATGCCATGATAAAGAACAATGATACAATCTCTGGAGAACAGTCATTGACAGGAAGAAGCAGTGCCAAAGTTGTGTCTCCAACTGCGAAAGGCAAATTTTCTGATGAGATGAACCAACCACACAGACTAGACAAGCCCAAGACGCTTGACACTTCATCTCATCACGATTCTTCGGGAATTGGGGAATCGTTGTTCTTGAATGTTCAGCTGTCCGTTTCAAAAGATTCAGAAAGTGCTAACAACTCGTGTTCCAAAAATATCATTAGTGATGTGGATCTGACGTCTATAAAAGAGACTCATGAAATGAAGGAAGAGGTCTCTGCTGCTGATAGTGCTGACAATTCTTGTATGAACTTGGCCAATGAAGGAAAGTTGGTGAACTCAAACGCAAATGCAGCATCCACATCCAAGAGTGCAGCTCGGGGCACTGAGTCCTCAGCTTCTGAGGATCAAATTTGTAACAGCAGCATTGTGGAAGTGAAAGAGGGCAAGTTACTATTGGAGTTTGATGTCCAGGAATCAGTTGAGCAGAATATAAAAGAAGTGGATAGGAATGGCTCAGAAGCTCGGATGTATAGCCAAGCGGAAGATTCTGGATGCGACAACAAAATCAATGACCAAGTACTTGCAGAAGGCTTAAATGTTCCGGAAGAGGAAGGTTCTGCTGAGACATGCTCTTCTGCTGACAGATTTTTGCATGGTGATCGAACAGATGTTACGA CTGACCTAGAAGTAGCAGAGACTGAAGTGGATGAACACGTAAAACCATGTATCAGCTTGGCTGATCACCATAATGATCAAGATGACTTAGAGTTAGGAGCATCCAGTAATATTTTGGACATCAATAACGAAGATACATCCCGAACACCTGGAGCCTTTGAGTCTTGTG GGACTGATTATACCCACTCAAAGAGTTCTTCAAAACTGAAGGAGCCATCTTTAGGCATGACTATGCATCATGTTGATGATGTGGACAAAGGATTTGAAACCTTCTACCATAACGGTAGAGCTTCAGAATTGGCTGAAGCTGACGAAAGAGGTTGCTCAAAAGATCAAAGTAATTCAAGTGACCAGTTCAATGAATCCAATATGCCTGAGCTATGTCATAGTGAGAGAAATGCTGGAATAGCCTCACCAGATGGAAGTATCTTTAAAG gtcatgatgatgttcaagtggATAAGTTATTCGATCAAGAAGGAAGATACGGGATCACACCACAAGAGAAGGAAAACTTTTCTGGTGAACATTCAGTCGAGGATTTTAATGAGCAAGGGCTGTCACAACATGATTCCCCTTCTATAGCACCCACCACCACGTGCAAAAGCACTGGAGATCATAAGAGCTCTAATTCACAGAAAACTGATCCTTGTAGCCCCTCTTGTGATTCTGAAACTCAAG CGGAGAAGCAAAAGAGTCTAGTGGCCAATTCCAATGAACTTGCACACTCTAATAAGAAGCAGGTAACTTTGAGCAGTGCAAGTGAACTGGCAGGAAATGCAGTATGCTTCTTAACGAGTTCTGAGATGAAAGATGCTGTAGGCCTCATTGCTGATGAAGATG TCAATGATGAAAACTATGGCATAGATGAAGAGGTTTCGGCTGAGGCAAGCATTTCATATGTCAAAAGTTGCTCTGTCAACAAGATAGCGGCTGGAAGTCTTGGTGATGTGAAGTTTCAAGACACCGTGGAAACTGTTGAACATGAAAACCTGGTAGCAAGGATGACAGAGTCAGATGCAGATGAAGAGGCTACTCTTGCGACATCTAGGCAGATCTGGGCAG AAGCTGAAGTTCAGAATCTGTTTGGAACCTCGGACCAATATGCTCCTCCTGGTCTAAGTGACACTTTCTGTCAAGGATCTGAACGAGCAAATATTACAATGTCGGAGAACAAATCAACTCCCAGCAATATTGGCATCTTGACTGAGAAGCAGGAAAAAGAGATGGATGAAGAAAGTGGTATCGAGAGTGATGCTAACATCTATG AAAATGTGCTAGAATCTCTGTTTGCAACACCAGTAAAGATTGCGACTCCCTGCAAGACAGAGGAAACTTATTCTTATGACAGTATATTGGACGGAAGTGTGACGTCGGTTCATGAAGGGTCGGTGACAATGAAGGAAAATGTTCCTACAGGAGTTACGTCCAATGAAAAGGCTCAGAATGCTGGATATGAGATTGAGAACAACTTAGGCACTGGAGCTGCATTACCAGGTCATGGGGGAGATGACATTTGCGAAGATGCAAATAATGTTGAGAGTTTTGACAGAGTATTGGACGGAAGTGCAACATTGGTTCAGGAATGGTCAGAAGCAATGAAGGAAAATGTTGCTACAGAAGTTACGTCCAATGAAAAGGCAAATACTGGGGGATATGAGATTGGGGGCAACTTAGGCACTGGAGCTGCATTATCAGATAATGGTGGGGATGACATTTGCGAAGATGTAAACGAGGTTGAGAGAGTACTGGACGGAAGTGTGACATGGATTCAGGAATGCTCAGAGGCAATGAAGGAAAATGTTGCTACAGTAGTTACATCCAATGAAAAGGCACATAATGCAGGATATGAGGTTGAGAGCAACTTAGGCACTGGAGCTGCATTATCAAATAATGGCGGAGATGCCATTTTTGAAGATGTAAACGAGGTTGAGAGTTTTGAATTGCTGAATACTTTCACTGGAGTTCTTTTTGAAGCTGAATATGACGGTTGTGAAGCTTTGGAGGATCAGTTGACCCATAGCAAAGAGGAGTGCCTTCTAGAAAGTAATTCAATAACAGAAGAAGACATAGAAGAGCATGCCATTCCTCTAGCAGAACCCTGTCTTAATGACGAAGAAACAGAGAAAAGTATTATTAGCGTATCTGGGTCACCACGGGATTTATATGAACTTAGGCCAGAATCACTTAGTTGTAAGAGTGAAGCTCATAATAAGTTTAATGGGGAAATGACTCAAAGTACTACATCTGAATTATTTGATGCCAATCTTCAGAAATCTGATGTTCCTGAGAACAGTCATCTTCCCTCTGCCTGCAATAATGATCATGACAATTCAAGGGAAACATCGATAAAGACTTCCAATGATCCAGAAGTGGAAAATATTGGCAGCTTCAATAAAG GTATATCTCCCCTGATTTCTTTGAAGGCCTCTCCTGATTGTGAAGAATCAATACTAGGGAGAGATGATCAATATGAAGCCAAGAAATTGGATGAACAAGATGGAATCCCAAAATGCTCCCAGGATATTTCTGATGAATTGCATACCAACAGTGAAGTGGCAATTCAGGGAAATGTTTCAATTGGTTACAATAACAGTCGGGAACTGGAGCAGCTTGTAAGTTCTGATGAACTTGACAACAAAAGTAAGGAGGCCAAAGGGATGGAAACGATCACACAGACAAATAACACAGATGCAGCTGCAG AGCATGGATCATTTGCCTGCAGGACAGTATCTGGAGATGATAAAAAGTTAGAAACTGGAGAGCCTGTTCTCAGTTTAGATGAGGAAAAGGTGCAAGATGCTGGATTTGAACATGAAAACAGCTCATGCGTTGGAGATTTATTGTCAGATGATCGTGGAGAAGACACTTGTGGAAAGATGAACGATGTTGAGACTGTTGAGTTCAAAGTTACCTCCACTAATGTTCTTTCTAAAACAGAATATGATGGTGAAGCTTCTGTGGAGCAGTTTCCTGAGAACACAAAGGAGGGCCAGAAAGGAACTAGCTTCATCCCAGAAGACAATGAAGAAAAGGTCACTTCTCTAGAAACAGACAGTGGCAATGAATTGACAGAGGAATATCTTAATATCTTGTCTGGCACACCAAAGAATTTGGATAAAAATGGAGGCTGCCAAGACATGTTATTTGATAATGTTCTGTCAGAAAGCGTCAGTTGTAAGAGTAGAGCTGATTATAAATCCGAGCAGGAAATTATACAAAGTAGTGAAGTTGAAGATGAGTTATCTGATGCTGATCTACAAAAGTCTAACATTTCTAAGAATAGTCAGAATGTCATAGATGAAG GTACCTATCTGCCTCTATCTTCAGAGGCTTCCCCTCTCTCTGATGAACTTACacaaaacaaaatttgtggAGTTATGATTTGTGATGAGATAGATGCCAAAGGAAAATCCTCTCAAGATGTGTCTGATGAGTCGCATACTAACAGTGAAGTGGCCATTCCAAAAGGCCTTTCAGATAGTAACAACCAGACTGAGGATGCTGGGCTTGCTTGCGGTCTTGAACTTGAGAGAACATCCCTGGAGACAAATGAGGCAGGCACAGCCACACAGGATCTTAACAAAGGTGTTCATCCTAGAG ACCTTGGTTCTTCTGTTTGTGGTGCAGAACTGCATCTCCACGTAAGAGATGAAAATACTGACAGTTTAAAGGGAGACAATAGCATGAAGGACACTGAAGAGGCTGAGACTTTAACTACTCAAATGGTTCAGTTTCCCATTGAGCTTCAATTTGAGAAGAATGTGGAAGACTTCAAGAATGATACTCACGCACTCTCAAACTCGCCAGCCTCTGGATCTGATGAGATTTTAAGGGAAAGTGACGTGGCAGGCACAATTAAAGAGTACATTGATTCTGAATCTTCTCTGCCTGTGATCTTTGAAAACTCTGGTGCCAGCCTCCCGAGTGACATGTTGGCAGATACTGATGAAATAGTCGCTAGTGAAAAATCAGCCATGCCCATTAACGAAAAGGACATTGCTGCTAGGCTTGACTGCCTAACTCCAATGATGGAGATATCTTCCCACTCGTCCAAGGATGAAGATACTGTGCCATCACTTGAATGCCTCAATACAGAACAAGAGGAAGTCACACTGTCAACCGAACTTGCTCAAGTCTCCGGGAAAGCAGCAAATTCCCATGAACGCGTTGATGAAG GCAATACTATTAAGCTTGATGCTGATGAAGATGGGCATATTACGGCTTGTTCGACCAAGAGGAAGAATGCTAGAACCATTTTGATCCATGGGACCCCCGGTAAGCTTATTGCTGCAGACATGAAGGAGAACGAGCTGAACCAGAAGCGCTCGAACATAGGTGATATCACAGCAGCAAGACCAGCAAAGAGGAGACCCTTACAGGATCTTCGAAGGAAATAA